In the genome of Desulfofarcimen acetoxidans DSM 771, one region contains:
- a CDS encoding PaaI family thioesterase: MSVELRDSMCFGCSPQNPIGLKLKFIHDGDICRSYFTGSREHEGWPGIMHGGLLTTLLDEVMAQWLYERDIMAMTVEINVKFSKPVPIGQQFAVEGKQESKKGRLIVLEGQVLLSDGTVATKATAKFIQVKNSI, from the coding sequence ATGTCCGTCGAACTTAGAGACAGTATGTGCTTTGGTTGTAGTCCACAAAATCCTATAGGCCTGAAATTAAAATTCATTCATGATGGTGATATTTGTCGCAGTTATTTTACGGGCAGCAGGGAGCATGAAGGATGGCCAGGTATCATGCATGGCGGGCTATTGACAACCTTGTTGGACGAGGTTATGGCCCAGTGGCTATATGAAAGGGATATTATGGCAATGACTGTTGAGATTAATGTGAAGTTTAGTAAGCCCGTGCCTATAGGCCAGCAATTTGCTGTAGAAGGTAAGCAGGAGTCAAAAAAAGGAAGGCTGATAGTACTTGAAGGCCAGGTGCTGCTGTCAGACGGCACAGTAGCCACTAAAGCCACTGCAAAATTTATTCAGGTAAAAAATAGTATTTGA
- the smpB gene encoding SsrA-binding protein SmpB yields the protein MTVKNICQNKKARHEYHIEDTYETGIVLTGTEVKSLRVGRGNLLDSYARVENGEMMLYNMHISPYEQGNRYNHEPKRTRKLLMHKSEIMRLFGRVREKGYSLIPTRAYFRDGKVKVELGLAKGKKTFDKRQDLAARDARREVDRAFRDRQKQ from the coding sequence ATGACTGTAAAAAATATTTGTCAAAACAAAAAAGCCAGGCATGAGTATCATATTGAGGATACCTATGAAACAGGCATTGTTCTTACCGGGACTGAAGTTAAATCCCTTAGAGTAGGCCGGGGAAACTTGTTGGACAGCTATGCTCGAGTTGAAAACGGCGAGATGATGTTGTATAATATGCATATCAGTCCATATGAGCAGGGAAACAGGTACAATCACGAACCTAAGCGTACCAGAAAACTTTTAATGCATAAATCTGAGATTATGCGATTGTTTGGTCGTGTCAGGGAGAAGGGCTACTCTTTAATCCCTACCAGGGCTTATTTTAGAGATGGTAAGGTGAAGGTTGAACTTGGCCTGGCTAAAGGTAAGAAAACATTTGATAAAAGGCAAGATTTGGCTGCCAGGGATGCCCGCAGGGAAGTAGACCGGGCCTTTCGGGACAGGCAAAAGCAATAA